In Hydrogenothermus marinus, a single window of DNA contains:
- a CDS encoding SCP2 sterol-binding domain-containing protein, translated as MKKTALSIGFSLIATASFSFAQPAFMSPEYAKEFCDLWNKTPELTEGLAKWAKNIKEGKEYRSIQFYRSDCGGPEKAVEVHIIPKDGKAICVYGGKAVDPNPDFQMYATDENWNSLARGEFGFMGMGIMSKMTFKGSKWEAMQNMGPFKAFLLNLGKVPHTNQCP; from the coding sequence ATGAAAAAAACTGCATTATCTATAGGATTTTCATTAATAGCTACTGCTTCATTTTCGTTTGCACAACCAGCATTTATGTCTCCAGAATATGCTAAAGAGTTTTGTGATTTATGGAATAAAACTCCTGAACTAACAGAAGGTCTTGCTAAATGGGCTAAGAATATTAAAGAAGGAAAAGAATATAGAAGTATTCAGTTTTACAGAAGTGATTGCGGGGGACCTGAAAAAGCAGTAGAAGTTCATATTATTCCAAAAGATGGAAAAGCTATCTGTGTTTATGGAGGAAAAGCAGTAGATCCAAACCCTGACTTTCAAATGTATGCAACTGATGAAAACTGGAATTCTCTTGCAAGAGGTGAGTTTGGATTTATGGGTATGGGAATAATGTCAAAAATGACATTTAAAGGTTCTAAATGGGAAGCTATGCAAAATATGGGTCCATTTAAAGCTTTCTTATTAAACTTAGGTAAAGTTCCTCACACTAATCAATGTCCTTAG
- a CDS encoding OmpP1/FadL family transporter has protein sequence MRKLVGSVAVASAVLSTAALATNGDNLIGVSPASRAMGGIGVGMPVGKTDAIFRNPAWMSAEKGFNVSFGGILFMPHVKGRSMDSGGDSGYITSDADTFVIPEVGIVNQINDSLTVGIGAFGVSGMGVDYRNKDPRLANMHTNLQFMRVIPAISYKAMPGLSIGFGLDLAYGALDLGSIMQYQDPNTNQIKKWNAGGGVSQDYGIGFQLGLAYQLGDMIYAGFNYQSPISMTYKKVFDSDGNRQFEDLKLTQPQEVAIGIGAKPLDNLKVGFDIRWINWSSAKGYKEFKWDDQWVFALGGEYTIDKLKLRAGYNYGKSPIKSGSNLNMGNSNNIPDFAQPFPDYKVAWFNLIGFPAITEHHITLGAGYQFTKHFTLNVSYVHAFEKKVESTATYMAPNDYLAGAKNSQDSIGVGLDWSF, from the coding sequence ATGCGTAAATTGGTAGGTTCGGTAGCAGTTGCATCGGCTGTATTATCAACAGCAGCTCTTGCAACAAATGGAGACAACCTGATTGGTGTATCACCTGCATCAAGAGCTATGGGTGGAATTGGTGTAGGTATGCCAGTAGGAAAAACAGATGCAATTTTTAGAAACCCTGCTTGGATGTCTGCAGAAAAAGGTTTTAATGTAAGTTTTGGCGGAATCTTATTTATGCCTCATGTAAAAGGAAGAAGTATGGACTCTGGCGGAGATAGTGGTTATATAACATCAGATGCAGATACATTCGTCATCCCAGAAGTAGGTATTGTAAATCAAATTAATGATAGTTTAACAGTTGGCATTGGTGCTTTTGGTGTATCTGGTATGGGTGTTGATTACAGGAATAAGGATCCTCGTCTTGCAAATATGCATACAAATTTACAGTTTATGAGAGTAATTCCTGCTATTTCTTATAAAGCAATGCCTGGGCTTTCTATTGGGTTTGGTCTTGATTTAGCTTATGGAGCTTTAGATTTAGGGTCTATAATGCAATATCAAGATCCTAATACAAATCAAATTAAAAAATGGAATGCAGGAGGAGGAGTTTCACAAGATTATGGAATAGGATTCCAATTAGGTTTAGCATATCAATTAGGAGATATGATATATGCAGGATTTAACTACCAATCACCTATAAGTATGACTTACAAAAAAGTTTTTGATTCTGATGGTAATAGGCAATTTGAAGATTTAAAACTAACACAGCCTCAAGAAGTAGCTATTGGTATAGGTGCTAAACCTTTAGATAATTTAAAAGTTGGTTTTGATATAAGATGGATAAACTGGTCAAGTGCTAAAGGATATAAAGAGTTTAAATGGGATGATCAATGGGTATTTGCATTAGGTGGAGAATATACAATTGACAAATTAAAATTAAGAGCTGGTTATAATTATGGAAAATCTCCAATTAAAAGTGGAAGTAATTTAAATATGGGAAATTCTAATAATATTCCTGATTTTGCACAGCCATTCCCAGATTATAAAGTAGCTTGGTTTAATTTAATTGGATTTCCAGCTATAACTGAACATCATATAACACTTGGTGCAGGCTATCAGTTTACTAAACACTTTACTTTAAATGTATCTTATGTACATGCATTTGAGAAAAAAGTTGAATCTACAGCTACTTATATGGCTCCAAATGATTATCTTGCAGGAGCTAAAAACTCTCAAGACTCTATTGGTGTAGGTCTTGATTGGTCATTTTAA
- a CDS encoding 4Fe-4S binding protein, protein MARLNFDIYSCVRTYYRFSSCQKCIDVCPVEDVLYIENDKIKINEEKCISCGACVGVCPTEAFSLKGFDLKEFHQKFIETEEHLISCKLNVPCVSAVDSQYLVAFVLEKNSDIILDIGHCSSCQIGNLKERIENIAKEANYVLEQLGVENRVKLEEIAYEKPEEEKKIESRRSFLKRFTKQTAGLAFWALAPNIPIENEENNEEEVKNLVEEKVVPYKRIAFINALKNSDIDFKDKYLEVDKISFTSEKWIDNKKCTNCYICYHMCPTGALKEGNNKLSILFEPALCVKCRICHEMCPEDCLHLADKLEFDTFVNKVEVLAEHVMIPCEECMTPFSYKGDSTICPRCRKLEDEIKDLLKIGD, encoded by the coding sequence ATGGCAAGATTAAATTTTGATATATATTCTTGTGTTAGAACCTATTATAGATTTTCCTCTTGTCAAAAATGTATTGATGTATGCCCAGTAGAAGATGTGCTCTATATAGAAAACGATAAAATTAAAATAAATGAAGAAAAATGTATATCTTGTGGTGCTTGTGTAGGTGTTTGTCCAACAGAAGCATTTTCATTAAAAGGTTTTGATCTAAAAGAATTTCACCAAAAATTTATAGAAACAGAAGAACATTTAATCAGTTGTAAATTAAATGTTCCTTGTGTATCTGCAGTAGATAGTCAGTATTTAGTTGCTTTTGTTTTAGAAAAAAATTCAGATATTATTCTTGATATAGGCCACTGTAGTAGTTGTCAGATAGGAAATTTAAAAGAAAGAATAGAAAATATAGCAAAAGAGGCAAATTATGTTCTTGAGCAGTTAGGTGTTGAAAATAGAGTAAAACTTGAAGAAATAGCATATGAAAAACCAGAAGAAGAAAAGAAAATAGAAAGTAGAAGAAGTTTCTTAAAAAGATTTACAAAACAAACTGCAGGTCTTGCTTTTTGGGCATTAGCTCCTAATATTCCAATAGAAAATGAAGAAAATAATGAAGAAGAAGTAAAAAATTTAGTAGAAGAAAAGGTTGTTCCATACAAAAGGATAGCTTTTATAAATGCTTTAAAGAACTCAGACATAGATTTTAAAGATAAATATTTAGAAGTAGATAAAATATCTTTTACTTCTGAAAAATGGATAGACAATAAAAAATGTACTAACTGTTATATCTGTTATCATATGTGTCCAACAGGTGCTTTAAAAGAAGGAAATAATAAACTCTCTATCTTATTTGAACCTGCTTTATGCGTAAAATGTAGAATTTGCCATGAAATGTGTCCAGAAGATTGTTTACATTTAGCTGATAAATTAGAGTTTGATACATTTGTAAATAAAGTGGAAGTTCTTGCAGAGCATGTAATGATACCTTGTGAAGAATGTATGACTCCTTTTTCATACAAAGGAGATTCAACAATCTGTCCAAGATGTAGAAAATTAGAAGATGAGATAAAAGATTTACTTAAGATAGGGGACTAA
- a CDS encoding TorD/DmsD family molecular chaperone, with product MENIIDITQARINMYGFLSRLFIEEIDPFTLQKIKENEDLLELFPNTKQWDKFKEKDIMKLIEEDLNVDYTTLFILNVYPYESVFVNDEGHINPTITNPTLVFYREHGYAIDLNKTRALSPDHIGVELEFMMNLIQDELNAIAREDEEKANEYRKIQKKFLEEHLANWGLPYLLAIKDIAETPFYYDVADATLEFLMSDLEYLNEKLESQVS from the coding sequence ATGGAAAATATTATTGATATAACTCAAGCAAGAATAAATATGTACGGTTTTTTATCAAGACTTTTCATAGAAGAGATAGATCCTTTTACTTTGCAAAAAATAAAAGAAAATGAAGATTTACTTGAACTTTTTCCTAATACTAAACAATGGGATAAATTCAAAGAAAAAGATATAATGAAACTTATAGAAGAAGATTTAAATGTTGATTATACTACTTTATTTATCTTAAATGTATATCCTTATGAATCTGTATTTGTAAACGATGAAGGACATATTAACCCAACAATAACAAATCCAACCCTCGTTTTCTATAGAGAGCATGGTTATGCAATAGACTTAAATAAAACAAGAGCTTTATCTCCTGATCATATAGGTGTAGAACTTGAGTTTATGATGAACCTAATTCAAGATGAACTAAATGCAATTGCAAGAGAAGATGAAGAAAAAGCTAATGAATATAGAAAAATACAAAAGAAATTTTTAGAAGAACATCTTGCAAATTGGGGACTTCCTTATTTACTTGCAATAAAGGATATAGCAGAAACACCTTTTTATTATGATGTTGCAGATGCAACATTAGAATTTTTAATGTCTGACTTAGAATATTTAAACGAAAAATTAGAATCTCAGGTAAGTTAA
- the nrfD gene encoding NrfD/PsrC family molybdoenzyme membrane anchor subunit, producing the protein MLGAEVTFDVALPKVVWGWLVSTNMWAKSIATGTFLLGLYFIKKYPEQDNFFRKWLPILGIIFIGITLLVTVLDLHHMFRFWKIFVFAHFTSAVTLGAWVVSAFVIVLLIAFWSWVTGNKKLLDRIMIPGFILAFFSTIYTAGIMGEATAREVWVFPAEMISMLLSAMIAGSAAYLVVDAIYGNVLKEEIRRELGYILFGSAGLAAAMFIGELFFAKIHSEFAYKTIEILAFGDVAPFFWGGMFLTFIIPMVLVGIANENKKYQYAFLGALSAIVGLWLIKHAWLIAPQYLPLS; encoded by the coding sequence ATGTTAGGAGCAGAAGTAACTTTTGATGTTGCACTACCTAAGGTAGTGTGGGGATGGCTTGTTTCAACAAATATGTGGGCAAAAAGTATAGCAACAGGAACATTTTTACTTGGACTTTATTTCATAAAAAAATATCCAGAACAAGATAATTTCTTTAGAAAATGGCTTCCAATACTTGGAATAATATTTATAGGTATTACTCTTTTAGTTACTGTTTTAGATTTACACCATATGTTTAGATTTTGGAAAATATTTGTATTTGCACACTTTACTTCAGCAGTTACCTTAGGTGCATGGGTAGTTTCAGCTTTTGTAATTGTTCTTCTTATAGCATTTTGGTCATGGGTAACTGGAAATAAAAAACTTTTAGATAGAATTATGATTCCTGGATTTATTTTGGCATTTTTTTCAACTATTTATACTGCTGGAATAATGGGAGAAGCTACGGCAAGAGAAGTTTGGGTATTTCCTGCTGAAATGATCTCTATGCTTTTAAGTGCAATGATAGCTGGTTCTGCAGCTTATTTAGTAGTTGATGCAATTTATGGAAATGTTTTAAAAGAAGAAATAAGAAGAGAGCTTGGATATATACTTTTCGGTAGTGCAGGATTAGCAGCTGCAATGTTTATTGGAGAGCTTTTCTTTGCAAAAATTCATAGTGAGTTTGCATATAAGACAATAGAAATACTTGCTTTTGGTGATGTTGCTCCATTTTTCTGGGGTGGAATGTTTTTGACATTTATAATACCGATGGTATTGGTAGGCATAGCAAATGAAAATAAAAAATATCAGTATGCTTTCTTAGGTGCATTAAGTGCAATTGTAGGACTTTGGCTTATAAAACATGCTTGGTTAATTGCTCCACAATATTTACCATTAAGTTAA
- a CDS encoding 4Fe-4S dicluster domain-containing protein, with protein sequence MRLGFLVDLSRCMGCMACAVSCKAENNVPLHSWRLRVKYIDQGEFPETKRHFVPLRCNHCDNAPCERICPVSALHYLPNGIVNVDHERCIGCASCMMACPYNAIYLDPITNSADKCTYCAHRIEVGMMPACVVACPTHANIFGDLDDPESEISKYLQEHRDVMVRKPELNTHPKHFYVRGSTVALDPLASERPEGYTLFTDVEFLDHIGGH encoded by the coding sequence ATGAGATTAGGTTTTTTAGTGGATCTTAGCCGATGCATGGGATGTATGGCCTGTGCTGTATCATGTAAGGCCGAAAATAATGTTCCTTTGCACAGCTGGAGGCTCAGAGTAAAATACATAGATCAAGGAGAGTTTCCAGAGACCAAAAGACATTTTGTTCCTTTAAGATGTAATCATTGTGATAATGCTCCTTGTGAAAGAATCTGTCCTGTTTCAGCTCTTCACTATCTACCAAATGGAATTGTTAATGTTGATCATGAAAGATGTATTGGATGTGCTTCATGTATGATGGCTTGTCCTTATAATGCTATCTATCTTGATCCAATTACAAACTCTGCTGATAAATGTACTTACTGTGCTCATAGAATAGAAGTTGGTATGATGCCTGCTTGTGTTGTTGCATGTCCAACTCATGCTAATATCTTTGGAGATCTTGATGATCCTGAATCTGAAATTTCTAAGTACTTACAAGAACACAGAGATGTAATGGTTAGAAAACCAGAGCTTAATACTCATCCTAAGCATTTCTATGTAAGAGGTTCTACAGTAGCTCTTGATCCTTTAGCTTCAGAAAGACCTGAAGGATATACTTTATTTACAGATGTAGAATTTTTAGATCATATAGGAGGGCATTAA
- a CDS encoding YeiH family protein: protein MVKYIPGVSVAVLIALISMFLANLEFVQKTLHFSSLILAILLGVVIGNLVKFPESFKPGITFSLKKILRIAIVFLGFRLTFQNVMEVGLVGLIVDTIMLSSTFILGVWIARKWFGLEDKMAYLISSGSSICGASAVLATAPVVKAEMHHAAMAVATVTIFGTTSMFLYPVIYKAGLLPGFDDILYGIWTGATVHEVAQVVAAGFAISEPAGNTATIAKLTRVMMLAPLLLILSFYLAKKHKAHGTGVTLRDIPIPYFVFGFIAMVGFNSLNLLPSNIVSGINYIDGFLLTVAMAAMGLETNVNKIKGVGMKPIYAAAVIFLFLLFGGAICVKLISSILA, encoded by the coding sequence ATGGTTAAATATATCCCAGGAGTTTCTGTTGCTGTTTTAATAGCTTTAATTTCTATGTTCTTAGCAAACTTAGAATTTGTGCAAAAAACATTACATTTTAGTTCTTTAATACTTGCAATTTTATTGGGCGTTGTAATTGGTAATTTAGTAAAATTTCCTGAAAGCTTCAAACCTGGTATTACTTTTTCATTAAAAAAAATATTAAGAATAGCTATCGTATTTTTAGGTTTTAGATTAACATTCCAAAATGTTATGGAAGTAGGTTTAGTTGGTTTAATAGTTGATACAATAATGCTTAGCTCTACATTTATACTTGGGGTTTGGATAGCAAGAAAATGGTTTGGTTTAGAAGATAAGATGGCATATTTAATATCTTCAGGTAGTTCTATATGTGGAGCCTCCGCTGTATTAGCAACTGCTCCTGTAGTAAAAGCAGAAATGCATCATGCAGCAATGGCAGTTGCAACTGTAACCATATTTGGTACAACGTCTATGTTTTTATATCCAGTAATTTATAAAGCAGGTTTACTCCCAGGATTTGATGATATTTTATATGGAATATGGACAGGCGCTACTGTCCATGAAGTGGCTCAAGTTGTAGCAGCTGGTTTTGCTATATCAGAACCTGCAGGAAATACTGCAACTATAGCAAAACTTACAAGAGTTATGATGCTTGCACCACTCCTTTTAATTTTAAGTTTTTATTTAGCCAAAAAACATAAAGCTCATGGAACAGGTGTAACACTTAGAGATATTCCTATACCTTATTTTGTTTTTGGATTTATTGCTATGGTTGGTTTTAATTCTTTAAATCTTCTTCCGTCAAATATTGTTTCTGGAATTAATTATATTGATGGATTTTTGTTAACAGTAGCTATGGCTGCAATGGGACTTGAAACAAATGTAAATAAGATAAAAGGCGTTGGAATGAAACCTATATATGCCGCAGCAGTAATATTTTTATTCCTACTTTTCGGTGGAGCTATTTGTGTTAAACTAATTAGTTCAATACTTGCATAA
- a CDS encoding molybdopterin-dependent oxidoreductase, which yields MKTTRRNFLKTVAAAVGGAALVKGAVEKASTDAVASENSNLTFTPKHLDYYPPFDKWNDWKEPAGDVWKEKGGALRGGVKLINYMIIPTVCSNCEAACGLTAWVDKDNLTVRKFMGNPFHTGSRGRNCAKGYATLSQMYDPDRIPFPLKRAPGSKRGEGKWVRTTWDEALETIGKRMREVIKKAKNGNEYAKKMIMYHVGRPNYNGFQPRVVWSWGGDYHNSHTNFCSSGGRLGSITWSGDDRTSPDFANSRLIFLSSSHAADAGHYYQQHAGYIADARAKGAKLVVMDPRLSNSAGMADLWIPTWPGTEAAVFLAMASRLLQEDKYNRKFVERWFNWKTFIKDKDYLNFLKKEGIISKIPEGETFDDFISVLKEIYAPYTFEWAAEETKVPVEKLEKLYEMILWAGDRITSYFWRAQAAGNRGGWMQAGRTGNFLLALTGSIGGVGGTGWHHWHGLGVGNNGGASTLADKPEPVDAWSELLWPPEWPISSYELSIILPHLLSDEEWRKKWEARGLKIPNKIEVWFGRIYNPVWTNPDGFRWIETLTDENKFGLTVHLSPTWSETSWFVDYILPVGLAGERHDNQTAETKPERWTAFRQPVLRVALQKLGWKPQNPARATLEAHKKAGLGEVWEDDEFWINLAWAIDPDGSLGIRKYWESKKNPGQPVTVEEWYNAAFSTIPGLKKICEKMGITPYEYMRDRGAWTEETNVYNVMDREVPYDPVKNAIKVKGKWIPLSECDIDENGAVFLKHNNAKEYHSERHILAVKKDGKFVKGFHTPTGHLEFYSKTLVEFKWPEYAIPIYPRTDEQRRKWIHILSHVHHSYMKEDNAFCLNPIFRLPYNIHTRSVNAKWLMEISQNHNPVWIYEGDAKRLGIKRGDPIKLRVIDTLTGIETGYFVGMAMPTQAVRPGVVACSHHQGRWRVKNFVNVEGFDQPLGIMTFGSTRVDIQRQGNTWSMRTVEGTLPREVEIKHKDKNLQWPYPEFNKDIKDVWWKGTTGVWQNAVFPPNPDPLSGMQCWHKKVLIEKAGPDDKIGDVVVNTDATFKVFQAWRDQLTRPAPGPNGLRRPKWMPRPWYPHTDSSYRMPGTGHSSHEG from the coding sequence ATGAAGACAACAAGAAGAAATTTTCTTAAAACTGTTGCTGCAGCTGTAGGTGGTGCTGCTCTTGTAAAAGGAGCAGTAGAAAAAGCTTCAACAGATGCAGTAGCATCAGAAAATTCAAATTTAACTTTTACACCAAAACATTTAGATTATTATCCACCGTTTGATAAGTGGAATGATTGGAAAGAACCTGCAGGAGATGTGTGGAAAGAAAAGGGAGGAGCTTTAAGAGGTGGTGTAAAGCTTATTAATTACATGATTATTCCTACTGTTTGTTCAAACTGTGAAGCAGCATGTGGTCTTACTGCTTGGGTAGATAAAGATAATCTTACAGTTAGAAAATTTATGGGAAACCCTTTCCATACAGGTTCAAGAGGAAGAAATTGTGCTAAAGGATATGCAACTCTTTCTCAGATGTATGATCCTGATAGAATTCCTTTCCCACTTAAAAGAGCTCCAGGTTCTAAAAGAGGAGAAGGAAAATGGGTAAGAACAACATGGGATGAGGCTCTTGAAACAATCGGAAAAAGAATGAGAGAAGTTATTAAAAAAGCTAAAAATGGAAATGAATATGCTAAAAAGATGATAATGTACCATGTTGGAAGACCTAACTATAATGGATTCCAGCCAAGAGTAGTTTGGTCATGGGGTGGAGATTACCATAACTCTCATACCAACTTCTGTTCTTCAGGAGGAAGACTTGGTTCTATAACTTGGTCAGGTGATGATAGAACTTCTCCAGATTTTGCTAATTCAAGATTAATATTCTTATCTTCTTCTCATGCTGCAGATGCAGGTCACTATTATCAACAGCACGCAGGTTATATAGCAGATGCAAGAGCTAAAGGTGCAAAATTAGTTGTAATGGATCCAAGACTTTCAAACTCTGCAGGTATGGCAGATTTATGGATACCTACATGGCCTGGTACAGAAGCTGCAGTATTCTTAGCTATGGCAAGCAGATTATTACAAGAAGATAAATATAATAGAAAATTTGTAGAAAGATGGTTTAACTGGAAAACATTTATAAAAGATAAAGATTATCTAAACTTCCTTAAAAAAGAAGGTATTATCTCAAAAATACCTGAAGGTGAAACATTTGATGATTTCATATCTGTATTAAAAGAGATTTATGCACCATATACTTTTGAATGGGCGGCAGAAGAAACAAAAGTACCTGTTGAAAAATTAGAAAAACTATATGAAATGATTTTATGGGCAGGAGATAGAATTACTTCTTACTTCTGGAGAGCTCAAGCTGCTGGAAACCGTGGTGGATGGATGCAGGCAGGAAGAACAGGTAACTTTTTACTTGCATTAACAGGCTCTATCGGAGGAGTTGGTGGAACAGGATGGCACCACTGGCATGGACTTGGTGTAGGTAATAATGGTGGAGCTTCAACATTAGCAGATAAACCTGAACCTGTAGATGCTTGGAGTGAGTTATTATGGCCTCCAGAATGGCCTATATCATCTTATGAACTTAGTATAATCCTACCTCATTTACTTTCTGATGAAGAATGGAGAAAGAAATGGGAAGCAAGAGGGTTAAAAATACCAAATAAAATAGAAGTTTGGTTTGGTAGAATATATAATCCAGTTTGGACAAATCCAGATGGATTTAGATGGATAGAAACTTTAACAGATGAAAATAAATTTGGTTTAACAGTTCATCTATCTCCAACATGGTCTGAAACAAGCTGGTTTGTTGATTATATCCTTCCTGTTGGACTTGCAGGTGAAAGACATGATAATCAAACAGCAGAAACAAAACCTGAAAGATGGACAGCATTTAGACAACCTGTATTAAGAGTAGCATTACAGAAATTAGGTTGGAAACCTCAAAATCCTGCAAGAGCAACATTAGAGGCTCATAAAAAAGCTGGACTTGGTGAAGTTTGGGAAGATGATGAGTTTTGGATAAATCTTGCATGGGCTATAGATCCAGATGGAAGTCTTGGAATTAGAAAATACTGGGAATCTAAGAAAAATCCAGGACAACCTGTAACTGTAGAAGAATGGTACAATGCGGCATTTAGCACAATACCAGGGCTTAAGAAAATATGTGAAAAAATGGGAATTACTCCTTATGAATATATGAGAGATAGAGGTGCTTGGACAGAAGAAACAAATGTTTATAATGTAATGGATAGAGAAGTTCCTTATGATCCTGTGAAAAATGCAATAAAAGTAAAAGGAAAATGGATACCACTTTCAGAATGTGATATAGATGAAAATGGTGCAGTATTCTTAAAACATAATAATGCTAAAGAATATCACTCTGAAAGACATATATTAGCAGTTAAAAAAGATGGTAAATTTGTAAAAGGATTCCATACTCCAACAGGTCATCTTGAGTTCTACTCAAAAACACTTGTTGAGTTTAAATGGCCTGAATATGCAATTCCAATATATCCAAGAACAGATGAGCAAAGAAGAAAATGGATACATATACTCTCTCATGTTCACCATTCATATATGAAAGAAGATAATGCATTCTGTTTAAATCCAATATTTAGACTTCCTTATAACATTCACACAAGATCTGTAAATGCAAAATGGTTAATGGAAATATCTCAAAACCATAACCCTGTATGGATATATGAAGGTGATGCAAAAAGACTTGGAATTAAAAGAGGAGATCCTATTAAATTAAGAGTAATAGATACTTTAACAGGAATAGAAACAGGATACTTTGTAGGAATGGCAATGCCAACTCAGGCAGTTAGACCTGGAGTTGTAGCTTGTTCTCACCACCAAGGAAGATGGAGAGTTAAAAACTTTGTAAATGTAGAAGGATTTGATCAACCTCTTGGAATTATGACATTTGGTTCTACAAGAGTAGATATTCAAAGACAAGGAAATACATGGAGTATGAGAACTGTAGAAGGAACTCTTCCAAGAGAAGTGGAAATTAAACATAAAGACAAAAACCTACAATGGCCATATCCAGAATTTAACAAAGATATTAAAGATGTGTGGTGGAAAGGAACAACAGGTGTATGGCAAAATGCAGTATTCCCACCAAACCCTGATCCACTTTCAGGAATGCAGTGCTGGCATAAGAAAGTATTAATAGAAAAAGCAGGACCAGATGATAAAATTGGAGATGTTGTAGTAAATACAGATGCAACATTTAAAGTATTCCAAGCATGGAGAGACCAACTTACAAGACCAGCTCCAGGACCAAATGGATTAAGAAGACCTAAATGGATGCCAAGACCATGGTATCCACATACAGATAGTTCATATAGAATGCCAGGTACTGGACATTCAAGTCATGAAGGATAA
- a CDS encoding argininosuccinate synthase: protein MKKRVVLAYSGGLDTSVIVRWLTDKGFEVITYTADVGQGEELKEIPEKAKLAGAVEAIVDDIKEEFAKDYCMPLMRSGALYENRYTLLSALSRPLISKKLVEIAHKYNANYVAHGSTGKGNDQVRFETSVWALDPNIEVLAPVRDWEFKSRDEEIEYAKKHGIPVKATKEKPYSYDRNLWGVAIEAGPLEDIWQEPPEDAFEITVNPENAPDKPEYIEIEFKEGLPVAINGNKYDELWKLIWDLNEIVGKHGVGRIDMVENRLVGIKTREVYESPAGLILIKAYDEIESLVLDRFTYHYKLTHISQPYADLVYNGLWFSKLREALDAFTSEISKLVNGTVRFKLYKGLATIVGRKSPNGLYFENLATYSPEDEFDHKAGEYFTKVWGLPLKVFARANKNLKNS from the coding sequence TTGAAAAAAAGAGTAGTTCTTGCTTATTCTGGAGGTCTTGACACTTCTGTAATAGTTAGATGGTTAACAGATAAAGGATTTGAAGTAATTACATATACTGCTGATGTTGGACAAGGAGAAGAACTGAAAGAAATACCTGAAAAAGCAAAATTAGCAGGAGCTGTTGAAGCTATTGTAGATGATATAAAAGAAGAATTTGCAAAAGATTATTGCATGCCCCTTATGAGAAGCGGTGCATTATATGAAAATAGATATACTCTTTTATCTGCTTTATCAAGACCTTTAATATCAAAAAAATTGGTAGAAATTGCACATAAATATAATGCTAACTATGTAGCTCATGGTTCTACAGGAAAAGGTAATGACCAAGTAAGATTTGAAACATCTGTATGGGCTTTAGATCCAAATATAGAAGTTTTAGCTCCTGTAAGAGATTGGGAATTTAAATCAAGAGATGAAGAGATAGAATATGCAAAAAAACATGGCATTCCTGTAAAAGCAACAAAAGAAAAACCATATTCTTATGATAGAAATTTATGGGGTGTTGCTATAGAAGCAGGTCCTCTTGAAGATATATGGCAAGAGCCACCAGAAGATGCTTTTGAAATAACTGTAAATCCTGAAAATGCACCAGACAAGCCAGAGTATATAGAAATAGAATTCAAAGAAGGATTACCAGTTGCAATAAATGGAAATAAATATGATGAGCTTTGGAAATTAATATGGGATTTAAATGAGATAGTAGGTAAACATGGTGTTGGAAGAATTGATATGGTTGAAAATAGGCTTGTTGGAATAAAAACACGAGAGGTTTATGAATCTCCTGCAGGATTAATATTAATAAAAGCTTATGATGAAATTGAAAGTCTTGTATTGGATAGATTTACATATCATTATAAATTAACTCATATAAGTCAACCTTATGCTGATCTTGTTTATAATGGTCTTTGGTTTTCAAAATTAAGAGAAGCTTTAGACGCATTTACATCAGAAATTTCAAAACTTGTAAATGGAACTGTTAGATTTAAACTTTATAAAGGCTTAGCTACAATTGTTGGAAGAAAATCTCCTAATGGTCTTTATTTTGAAAACTTAGCAACTTATAGCCCTGAAGATGAATTTGATCACAAAGCAGGAGAATACTTTACAAAAGTTTGGGGACTTCCATTAAAGGTTTTCGCAAGAGCTAATAAAAATTTAAAGAATAGTTAG